CCCCTTCCTAACATTTCCAGCAGTGGGAGCAGGATAATTAAGGATAATTCCAGCATAAAACCTGGAAGCAGGGTCAGTTCTGATCTTTGTGGGGTGCCGGCTGTTCCAAGGTGTATGCGCACAGCGGTGCTAAGGGCTGTAAAACTAAATTATTCACAGCTGCTACTTTTATTTCTTGTGTTCTCACAGGCTTCCCAGcctttggaagagaaaataaaccaaagcGAAGCAAGTGCCACCAATGACTCTACCGtgcagaaaagaaaagggagTAGCATCAGCAAGAAGGAGAAGAAATCTCGCCTGGATTCCTAAGGGGCTGCTGTTGTGGCTGTCACCGTCGCTTTCACTGTCCTTTTCTCTTTACGCAGGTATACCTAAATATTTTAAGCAATATGGAGCTGTAGCaggctttctttttctatttcctagggttttttttggtgaaaagttctattatataaataaaatagctttaatttagaaatatttttctgttttgttgcatggggtggtttttttttttttaaatattctcaagaaaaggaaaactggaagTCCTGGTTCAGCTTCCAATTCCCAGCTTTCTCTGAGAGGTGGGAACagcatttcagtttctgttttacTGTCCCTGCCTCAGAACAAACTGAGAGCAGAAGTTGAGCAACAGCCACGTTAGAACTAGCTTGTGGAAATCCTTCTCTGCTGAAGGATACGTCCTTAAAACTCCCAAGACTTAAATCTCCAGCTCTGGAGCAGCCTGTTGCAttccagctgcagctcagccccttTATTGTGACCTGGGCTGTGGCTCCAGGAGGTGGCTGAGAGGGATGAAGAAGAGCCCGGAGGGTGCCtggaggctggggaagggaggatgAGAAGCCTGTGAGAGGATTAGGAGGAAGAGGGACAGTTTTTGGTGGGGCAGCAGATCAGGAGGTGCATGGGGTCAGGGCTCCTTGTCACCAGAGCTGCTTGATTTTGTGACGTCCGAGGGCCGATCGCAGTGGGAGCGAGTCTGATGCTCAGTTCCCTGCTCTGCAGTGTCCCCTGTGGGGAGTTTAACCTGGGTCCTGTCCCTGTTCCAAGAAAATCAAGCCAGGCCCATCCTTAGGCACCcgctggagcagggacagggctcaGTAAatctccttgcctgctgctgtTTCCAAAGCCCTCGTGCTCGTCTCTGCCACGCTTCGTCCTGCTCAGTCGAAGTTGTAATAAAGGCAAAAGGCGAAAAACATGGCGAAGATCTGAAATGACAGAGCGGGGGGAGCTGGTTAGCCCCCCGCTGCAGGGCTGCACTCGTGCCTTGCTGGCGGGCGAGAGCCTGAGGGCTAAGGGATCCTCTAGGCCTGGCCTAGCCAGGCAGCGGCCGTCGCTGTGCCCCCTCGGGGGGCCGCACGCCAGCCGTCCCCACGCACGGCAGAGGAGCAGCTCCCCGGGGTCTGCAGAGAGTGAAACATCTCCCCTCCTTGCTTTTGGGagcaaaataaacaacaacaccccccccaccccccccccgggccttTAACCTGACCCATCTGCAGCAGGAGGTTGGGTTTATACCCCGAGACAGACCCGCTGTACGTGCACCCGCTTTCTGGGTGTGATAGTGACAGCTTAGAGGCTTGAGAGGGTCCAAACTGAGCCCGTTTGAGGTCCCTTCACCCACAGAGCTCCCTCCTGGCAAGAGAGAGCCCTAACCCTGAGCCCTGACCTTAAACCCTACCCCTAGCAGGGTGTGACCCgctgcctgccctgtcccctccGGCTCTACCTCGATGCCCAGCACGGCCAAGCTGCAAGTCCCAGGGACAGAGATGTACTTCTGCAAGGTCCTGCCGAAGGTGGAgaagcagccctggggagggagaggtgatGGAGGGGCTCCCTCatgctccccagggctgcagggagctcaGGGGGTGAGAtcgggggggttgggggcaccgtggtggggctggaggagccggGGACTTGGGGAGTCCCTGGGCTGCAGAACCATGGGCGGGCAGTGTCCCGGCTCCTGTCCCTGATGCTCAGGGGACACGACAGGGACACGGCAGGGTCCTGTCCTACCTGCTCGTGGATGTAGCCAGGGCTCCTCTCCCGGcactgctcccagcccagcagctcGCCCACCTGCAGGAGCCCGTCCCGGGCACAACATGCCTGTGGCCAGGGCGTCCCCGGGTGCAGCTCCTGGAAGCGGGAGCCATTCCCAAAATCTTCAGGTCCTAAAACGCCACAACACGAGAActgaaatggaaaggaaacaCCATCAACGTGCTGCCAAAATGGCAGGGATGTCACTTGGGGAGGTGATGGAGGGAGGGGGAACAGCCCAGCGTGCGGTTCGGTGTCCGTCTGGGGTCCACGAGCCCCTCGCCTGTGTTCGGGGTCACCCTCGACAGGTCCTGTGGGTgctccacaccccccccacagCCCACCAGGAGCCTCCCGGCAGCTCACCGTGACCATGAGGGTGTTCCAGGCGGTGGAGAAGACCTCAGCACCCTCGTCCCCGCAGTAGTTCCTCCGCAGCTCGGACAGGAAGATCTCCGGCTGGATCTGCAGGATTGGTGCCATCTGTGAGCACTGGGGGCCCGGGCCCGGTGATGGGGCCATGGGGGGGCTGCACACCCCCCCTAACCCACCCCTGCCCGGTGCCACGCTGGCCAGAGCTCCAGCTCTCTTCAACGGGATGTAGGGACCCACCCACCCAGCTGCAGGCTTGTGTCAGGGCGCTGGTGATGAAGGTGAAGGTGAGGAGGGACGTCCCAGTCCCCTGGGGGACTTGAGGCCATGGCCCACGGCACGATGGAGGGAGGACAGGGGCTGGCCACGCCGGGCACAGCGTCGGGGAGCAGGGACGGTACCTGTTTCCAGTGCACCAGGAAGAGAACAGCCCCAACGAGCTGTGTGATGAAGACAAGGCTCACGAGGATGAAGAACTGGAAGGCAGCGGGATGAGGGAGTCAGAGACCAGCCCGAGCCTCTGGGCAGCTCGCTCCGGCTAttcctcccctcctctgcagccagccctgcctgtccctgtgccccccggagcagggggatgagtgtgcagctccaggggacagATGCCACATCTCCGAGCACCGGGGCTGCAAGATGGAGGGTTAAAAACAAGCACGGGCTGCCAGGATCTAGGGATGCCAAAGGAGTTGGGGTGTCGGTGCTCAGAAAGGGGTTTCTAGCCCTTGCCATCGGGGGGAAAAGCTCGGGAACGCTCTGTGGGACAAGCCAGCGGCTTCAGAGAGAAGTGACCCTGCTCGGTGGCTTTATGAAACCCTCTGGGCTCTGCACTGAAAGACTCACAAGGTGGGGACTGGattggcggggaggggggtgttgaGAGCTGACGGGGCCAGGATGGGCAGCACCAGGCTTCTGGTTCCTCCAGGGACACCCCACGTCCCCCCACACCCTCCATCCCCTGGGTCCCCACATCCCACCAGCTCCCcgcaccccacagcccccttccCGCTCGTCTCCCCTTactcaccaccagcagcagcggGCGGCTCCGGCGCAGGGCCCCGCAGCATCCCAGGAAGCCCAGCAGCGAGAGGGCGATGCCCACGGCCAGCAGCAGGTAGCCACCCACATTTAACACAGGCTTGGCAGCCACGATGTCCTGGAAACCAGCCGGGTCCACGGCCACCCAGACCCCCACACCCGCCAGGCACGTCCCCCCAGCCTGTGGGACACGCCGCAGTTATGGGGTGCAGGGACCATCCCCAGCCACCCCATGGGGACTGGGGATGCTCTAACCTCTGCTGGGGTCCCCTCCCTTGGACTGGTGTCACCCACCCCCTGAACCGGCTGGAGATGTCACACCCCGACCCCGGGGATGGGTCCCCTCCACCCCGCCGGGCCCAGGCGGACTCACAAACACCAGCACGTTGAAGATGAACATCAGGTACTTCATGCAGCTCAAGACACCCATGGGGACACCggtgggggggacacggcagCGTTCGTCCCTGcggaggggagagcagagccctggCCACAGCCAGCCCCGAGCTGTCCTGGACCCCCAGCTCTGGCGGGACACGGGGCCGCTCCCAACCAGCACGCAGTCCCCCAAAATCCCAAGAATATCTCCACCCCCCACCATCTCCCCCTACAcccccaaaaagccccaaaccccatgtccccccctcaAATCCCACTCACCCTGAGGGGACAGCGGGTGGCCCAGGCGCCTCCGACCTGCCCCAGCACCAATTTAACACTGGGAAGGTTGGAAAAtcacccccccccctcagctTCCCGGTTGAGCAGCCCCCAAGAAACCCCTTCCAGCGGCAGGGACATGAATGATTGATGGGGAACAGGATCCGCCATTGtgccgggcggcggcagcgggcggagGGGAGTCTCCGGCCCCGACTGTCATTAGCGGAGGTAATTAAACCTCCGGGCAGGGAAAAACGAGCCGGCCCCGACAGGCCGAGGGCGACCTCAGCCATCAATTATTGCTGCAGACGTTTGCTCTCCGGGGCTGTCGGCAGCTGGGGAAGCCCTCGACGGCCTCCTGTGGGGCCCTGCGTGCGGGCAGGGTGGTGCCAAGGTGGCTGACGGCCCTTGGGGACAGAGGGACAAGGATGGACAGACACTGGGTCTGGCCTCTCCAGCCTGGGCACCCCTCAGGGCGGTGCTGCCGCGGGGACGGGGCTGTGGTGTCACTGTAACCACAGGCCTAAGGGCGACGCaggcccggccgctgccccgcgggGGTCTGCTCCTGCAcccccgctccccggggcggccGTGGGGTGCGGAAGCCCCCGGTTCCCCGCCGTGTGCCCGGTTCCCCGCCGCCATCCCGGGACTCCCGGAGGTGGCGCTCCCGGCGCGGCGCCCCGCCCGTAGGGGGCAGCCGAGCGCGCGGCCACAGAGACGCACGGCCGGGGTAGAGCGCCTCCCGCCGGCACGTCACGTGAGCGAGTCACCCAATGGCAGCGGCCGgcagccggcggggcggggggagaggcagACAGACAGCGGCTACGGCCAATCAGAAAGCGAGACCCGCGCAGCACCCGCCGCGCCGTGCCGGGGGCGGTGTCGCCGCGCGGGGCGGGACCGGAAGCGGCCCGTTCCCTCAGCGTCGCTtccggtgccgccgccgccgccgccctgcgcGGGATGTAGCGGCCGGTGAGTgcgggcgggaggggccgggAGTGCCCGAGCGCTGCCCCCTTCCCCCGGCGGGCGGTGGCCTCGGTGCCCCGGGGAGGGCCCGGCTGCGGGCGGGGCGCGCGGCCGTCGGTGCCCGGTgactctcttcttcctttcctcccccccctcGCAGCGCGGCGGCACAAGGACGCGGAGGGACCCGTCACCGCCTGCCCGCGGCCACCAGGACCGACCCCGCCGCCCCCGCCATGGCGTCCCGCAAAGCCTCCGCCGCCGGGCAGGGCAACGGGCTggccgccgccggccgggagAGGGCCCACCTGGAGCTGGCCGAGCTGGGGCCGCtcctggaggagaagggggacCAAGGAGCCACCGGCTCGGCCAGCGTAAGCCCTCCCGCACCCCCCGAGCGGCGGCTGGCGCCGTCCTTGCGGATTAACCCGGGAATTTGCCCGCTATCCCATTAGCAGCTGGAAGGATGCCGGCCCGGGCGCGTTGTGTAGAGCTGCGGGGCTGGTCGTCGCTTTGTGAcagcacagagaggctgtggaatatTTTGTTACCCCAACGCTGATGGTCTGGCTGGGCCGTGCTCTGAGCTGGCCCAAAAACTTCTCCCGTGGTGCGGGCGTGGGTCTGTGGCAGCCCTGGTGCAGAGCCATCCGCCGGGATGCTTGGAGCGAAGGGGGTGTTCGGGGTGAGCCAGCGGGGCCGTGCCCCTTAGGGCTGGAAATCACCGTCCTGAACCCACTAACGGAGAGGGAGCGGAGCAGGGAGGGTGCGGGAAGGCTCCCGGCTGGGGTCGGGGACTGGGCTTCCTGGCTGGGCCAAGTGGCTGTTTCAGCCTTGGTTGTAGGGATGAAAATCCCCCCCCCAGTAATCCCACCTTTCAACAAGGATAAATCTGGGATTAGCCTGCCCGAGATGGTTAAGACAGTAGCGTATTGCATAAGCGGTGGTGACCGGCGGGTCCTGCCTGTCCCCTCAGGGAGGGATGAAGCCTCAGGTGCTCTCAGAAGGGACTTGCCGCTTTCTGGACGATGTTCCTCCTCCCATGGGCAGGAACGATTTCCTCCCGGCGTTTCTCCCTGTAGGCAGAAGACCCGCCGTGCCCAGCGGCccgtgaggaagaggaggaggtggtcCGTGTGCTGACTCTGCCTCTGCAGGCTCATCACGCCATGGAGAAGATGGAAGAGTTTGTGTATAAGGTAATGGGAGCATGTAGCAATCCACCAGTCCTGATTTTGGAGTATTAATGAGGTCCGGATGCCCCAAGCCCAGCGCTCGGGgtggtgggaaggggctgggatGTCTGGGGGAAGCTCCCGGGGCTCTGTGCCACTCTGCCGGCAGTCTGCCTGGGcctgctcccagcagcatctcctgGGAACAGTGTGGGAAGGGCATGGCAGCGGCTGGGAGGCGTGAGTGGAGGTTGTGCTCAGCCACACTGGCCAGCAGCGACCTGGGGAGCAGCCCCGGTATCCCTGCGGTCCTCTAACGGTTGCTGGTCTCACCCGGTGCCTGTGCTTGTGGTCACCGCAGTTTTGTAAGCGGTGGCATCGGCTGAGGGCCAGCCCGGCTCTGTTGCCAGCCAGGGCTCCCTCTTCCCTGCATTCCCCACTGCAGAGAACAGTCACTTGGGGTGCGGAGCAGTTAAACCTGAGGGTGCAAATCACCTCTGACTCCCTGGGGGGACGCGTGGGGAGCGCTCTGCAGGATGTGGGTGGCTTTAAGGGGTCCCACAGGCTGCTGATGTTGCAAAAGCTGAACTTCCTCTCCCCGAGGAGCCTTATGGGGCCCTTTCAGCCCTGGCTGGGCTTGTTCCGTGTGCGGTTTTAGGCTCCTGGGGCGAGTAAACATGAGCCTTTGGGCTGGCTCAACGCTCTGGGGGCCACCAGCACAGCTTGGCGTGTTGCAGGTGTGGGAAGGGCGCTGGCGCGTGATCCCTTACGACGTGCTGCCCGACTGGCTGAAGGACAACGATTACCTCCTGCACGGACACAGGCCTCCCATGCCGTCCTTCCGAGCCTGCTTCAAGAGCATCTTCCGAATACACACCGAGACGGGCAACATCTGGACGCACTTGCTAGGTGACTGGGGGGGTCCAGTAGCCCTGGGGCTAAAGGTGGCTGTGGCCCCCGTGCACAGGGCGGCCTTTTACTGCCAGGACTTGCTTGGTGTGGGGTCCCTTTGGGGGTCACGTGCCCCGGCCTGGCCCTGTGCTCGCAGGCAGCTGCGTCACGAGGTGCCCAAGAGCTCCGGGCGTTCCTTGGCTGAAGGGAGACCAGGGCGCCTCCTCACAGCGGGACTCAGCCGCCGTTTGTGGCTTTGCCCAACGCTCCGCAAGAGCTGGATGGAGAAATGTGTCCTGGGTGTAACAGGAAAGCTTCGGAGTGCTTCCTCCGAAACCCGGGGACGATCAGCAGCTCTTCACCCCGCGCCTGACCGTGCCCTCGCCCCCGGGCTCCGCTCGTCTGCGGTAACGACACCCCCGGGTGCGACTGAGCGCCTCTGGGTGCGCTGCGAGCAGGATACGCCCAGGGCCttgcagagcagagccagggctgtgtTTCTCCCGGCTTTTTGCTGAGTCCATTGCCTCTCCTTCTGCCTGACTGCCCGTTTGGTGTGTTCCCTGCAGGTTTCGTTTTGTTCCTCTGCCTGGGGATCCTGACCATGCTGCGGCCCAACATGTATTTCATGGCTCCTCTCCAGGAGAAGGTGGTGTTCGGGATGTTCTTCCTGGGAGCAGtgctgtgcctcagcttctcctGGCTTTTCCACACTGTCTACTGTCACTCGGAGAAAGTCTCACGGACTTTTTCGAAGTGAGTCAGCACAAGCGTGGTTGCGTGGTCTCACAGGAGGCTCTGAGTTCTCACAGTACTTCCTCTTGGGAAGCGCCGAGTTCCCAAATCTTTTATCCTTGGGGGAAGGGGAGTGTTCACTAAATCCAGCGTGGAGCTGAGAGGGAACCACAGCTCTGCCCCGTGCCTGAGCACCTTAAATCTGTCGGCTCAAATGCCCTCAGGGGGTTGGAGGAGACGGGGAACCTGGGAACCTGCCGCTCCCAAGGGAACAGCCTTTGTGCCCCTCGTAGTGGTGAAGTGAGGAGGGGTCTGGGTCTTGCTGGGCAGCCGTGGGACGCAGCGGTTTGGCCGTTTCCAGTTTACTGGATGCTTTCAAAAACTCTGGTTTGGATCCAATTTGGACTGAAaccaaatggaaagaaacaaaacaaacaggattCCCGGCAAAGTGGAAAGGCTGGGCAGTGGCCAGTGCCCCTCCCCGAGGTCGGTGCACAGGCTGCTCTTAGAGTTAAGCTCACATCAGCCTTCGtggcacaggcagagcagcagcaaggctTTCAAATAAGATCTTGCTCATACAAGCCTGTCAAAGGCATTTACTTGGGTGCTGCTTGCTGGGAAATCCTGCCAATCTCCTTTGCACAATCCCCAGAGACTCTGCGGGATCGCGTCTGCAGAACGAACTGTGCTGCCGTGCCCTCGGCAGAAATGTCCTTGTGTCGCGGGGAGGGCGCTTGCCGCGGCGGCGGGGGTAACGCAGGCGGCTGCGTTTCGGTGGGGAAATGGTTCCTGGATCGATAAATCGAAAGCACTTTGCGGTGGGGGAGAACAGTCCGATCCGTAGGCGCAGGGACTCGTGTCCGCCGTGTCCTGCTGGGGCGGCTTGAGCGTCCAGCCAGCCCCTGCTCacccgccgcgctcccgccgagCTCTGCTGGCGTCCCCCGGAGCTGCGGCCGCGCCCAGGCCCTCTCCCCGTGTCCCACGTCACATGGATGACACCCAAGCGCAGCCCTTGTCCCCTCACGGCTTCACCCACGgggctgtggctcctgcctggCCGGGGTGATGCCGTTCGGGTGCAGACTGGAGGGTACCGACACACCGTTACCGAGAGGACGCAAGGAGGGGGCTGGATTTTGGGGCTCACCTGTGACTCTCTGTCATTGCACCCCGGCTGCAGGTTGGATTATTCAGGAATTGCACTGCTGATCATGGGGAGCTTTGTCCCGTGGCTCTACTATTCGTTCTACTGCTCTCCACAGCCAAGACTCATCTACCTCTCCATCGTCTG
The sequence above is a segment of the Strix uralensis isolate ZFMK-TIS-50842 chromosome 24, bStrUra1, whole genome shotgun sequence genome. Coding sequences within it:
- the LOC141954170 gene encoding tetraspanin-18-like, yielding MGVLSCMKYLMFIFNVLVFAGGTCLAGVGVWVAVDPAGFQDIVAAKPVLNVGGYLLLAVGIALSLLGFLGCCGALRRSRPLLLVFFILVSLVFITQLVGAVLFLVHWKQIQPEIFLSELRRNYCGDEGAEVFSTAWNTLMVTFSCCGVLGPEDFGNGSRFQELHPGTPWPQACCARDGLLQVGELLGWEQCRERSPGYIHEQGCFSTFGRTLQKYISVPGTCSLAVLGIEIFAMFFAFCLYYNFD
- the ADIPOR1 gene encoding adiponectin receptor protein 1; its protein translation is MASRKASAAGQGNGLAAAGRERAHLELAELGPLLEEKGDQGATGSASAEDPPCPAAREEEEEVVRVLTLPLQAHHAMEKMEEFVYKVWEGRWRVIPYDVLPDWLKDNDYLLHGHRPPMPSFRACFKSIFRIHTETGNIWTHLLGFVLFLCLGILTMLRPNMYFMAPLQEKVVFGMFFLGAVLCLSFSWLFHTVYCHSEKVSRTFSKLDYSGIALLIMGSFVPWLYYSFYCSPQPRLIYLSIVCVLGISAIIVAQWDRFATPKHRQTRAGVFLGLGLSGVVPTMHFTIAEGFVKATTVGQMGWFFLMAVMYITGAGLYAARIPERFFPGKFDIWFQSHQIFHVLVVAAAFVHFYGVSNLQEFRYGLEGGCTDDSLL